The Vespa velutina chromosome 4, iVesVel2.1, whole genome shotgun sequence genome has a window encoding:
- the LOC124948668 gene encoding dynein axonemal heavy chain 10 isoform X1, which translates to MRGIEQHAVEWKQVLGNFLLVDTIKEMNEFKELIEQYRDKVELIITGLERFTMIMQAISDIKKMAIQAEVQYMSYQETFKTLHAHGIVYSEMDEKMAYELQTDWESLYLGALYRASTIITTREKFAEMIQDQMVEFDEELVKFVEDFKNNGPGSVRDDLDLGVQKMIEYGKLIEKYDEKRRNLVNSQILFDLDPADYSKFVKVKEDYEGMEKLYALYKDQKSARSEWAQTLWVNLNPQLLLDGMEYFIKQFQRFPKAVKKLDVGQTLEINMRNFKNSVPLFVELKNEAMRERHWMDLMKKTGQYFDMNPDRFTLENMFAMDLGKYQEIAQSIVTNAVKELAIEKGVKEIADIWKSTEFTVIPHFKGFEDRGFVLGPIEELNQILEDNMLNVSSMAGSQFIGPFLNIVQKWEITMHTISEVLELWIELQRKWLYLEGIFVGGDIRLQLPDEARKFDDIDKAYRKIMTDTARKLNVHDCCTVQGRKDEFMSMIAGLDRCQKSLTDYLNSKRIIFPRFSFISDDELLSILGSSNPSVIQEHIGKMFDNLDKLNLTLDEKKRTIVTALVSCEKEIMEFKNSVLAEGNIENWMVLVLNEMKASNRYLTKKAVYDYGKIRRPRSEWILDFQGMMILAADQIWWTAEVENVFNKISMGKKQAMKEYLQQLNNQLDEVISLMGGDLLTNNDRKKLDALLTIDVHMRDIVEGFVRDNIIDAVEFEWESQLRFYWVHDLDNMWINQCTGSFEYGYEYMGLNGRLVVTPLTDRIYLTLTQALSMQLGGAPAGPAGTGKTETTKDLAKAIGLLCLVTNCGEGMDYVAIGKTLGGLVQCGAWGCFDEFNRIDISVLSVISTQLQTIRSALQMRSKYFMFEGYDIPLDTKVGIFITMNPGYAGRTELPESVKALFRPVVCVVPDNELICQIKLFSAGFLTAKVLAKKMTVLHKLAEEQLSKQTHYDFGLRAMKSVLNMAGQLKRTSGDLAENLVLMRALRDMNLPKFIYDDVPLFLGLIKDLFPDLDCPRIEYPNFNKAVIMMLEENNYIVLNEQVEKIIQLYEVMMGRHSTMVVGPTGGGKTVIIEILCMAQTYLNIRTKLYILNPKACTVIELYGILDPITREWTDGLLSNIFREVNKALDSEQEEKKYILFDGDVDALWIENMNSVMDDNKLLTLPNQERIKLQNHCNLLFEVGDLQYASPATVSRAGMVYVDPKNLGYQPYIDKWIKTKNEKDQEFLARMCEKYVHGALNLIIEGMLGLQRVKPLHMIISQTSLNMVIQLAYVFDGLLQAEEEIVESKSYLMDQDEQPVHYEYTTSREDQLEAMYIQSCYCSLGASLIEDSRKSFDDYMKKTSGFMLVEDTSEKPATIRFIPILFNTLYEYFLDMQKKIWIPWKWLVPSYIHDRLKNFSEILVPTEDTLRAIWFITLMNNLQRPTLLVGETGTSKTAIIHDFLRRIDSEKYNKLSINFSSRTTSMDVQKNIESAVEKRSREIYGPPPGKKLIIFMDDMNMPIVDTYGTQQPIAFLKLLFERGGLYGRGKDLNWKYIKDICYLAAMGKPGGGRNEVDPRFISMFSVYNVTFPMKQTLQYIYKSILNGHLEIFSEEVQSTIDNIVHITLELYQIVLTELLPTPSKFHYIFNMRDISRIMAGVVQSHPDYFPTADRFVRLWRNEFTRVICDRLITEDDQNLIKEEVTSKIKDTWEEEPTLIEYTLRDPLLFGDFRNACYEEEPRYYEDLLDYEAVYNLLMEIYEEYNERNITKLQMVLFNDALEHLTRIHRILRMHRGHALVVGTSGSGKQSVIRLASFAANCPVFEINLSRGYNENMFRDDLKRLYNIIGVENKKIVFLFTASHIVDESFLELINNMLMTGLVATLFTDEEKDIIITSCRDTALTAGFDVTKLDINELSTLTFSFGTYYKEHASMMLFVSFRESVWAYFEKTCIGNLCIALSMNPAGDLLRIRCRNYPGLVNSTTIDWMFPWPDQALIAVANVTLRDNPNLPQEYREDIVLHMVHVHKSVGQYTADFLTTLRRRNYVTPKDYLDFINTFLRLLIEKRDYINAQCDRLSGGLQKIDEASITLAELNDILAVQRVKVADQTKNCEQLLSSIGESTDIAMEKKEQSVDKQREIEEKKKIIAKEESEAKTALTAAQPALDAARLALGELDKSDITEIRSFATPPKPVQIVSECVAILRGVKDISWKGAKGMMSDPSFLRLLQEMNCEQITHKQQQAVRAHLRKSTKMDQMESISRAGYGLYKFVLAVLDYCAVYREVKPKIERVQMLEIESEKAQRALEKEERELKRIETIIKELNIKYESAMAERQKLQEETNLLQRRLIAADKLIGGLSSENIRWQKELKGLHEEEEKIIGNSLLSSGFLAYCGPFSYEFRNNMIYNDWLRSIIERKIPLSQPFNIQTQLSDDVEISKWTSEGLPPDELSVQNGILTLKASRFPLCIDPQQQALEWIKRKERNKNLKIISFADADFLKQVELAIKYGLPILFQDVDEIDPVLYNVLSKNIQSIAGRTFVILGSKEVDYDPRFRIYLTTKMSNPDFNPAVYSKAIVINYTVTTAGLEDQLLSVVVRTERPDIEEQRERLIAEISENKNLLKQLEDSLLREIAMNQGNMLDNIDLIETLENTKSSASEVTTKLFLGEVTAVDLNKLRDGYRPVAKRGAILFFVLAKMPTVNRMYQYSLNSYVEVFVFSLKKSLPDPTLVRRLNNIIPILTKNVYDYGCTGIFEKHKILYSFKICIDIEGSVGNITPQQLDFFIKGCVTTKISSRVNPTTWLATSGWEDLLKLSNDFPETFASLPDDITKNSDHWKDWYDMDDPELQEFPSNYSTVLRPFEKLMLIRCFRVDRVYRAVINYIIEVMGEEYVTPPHISLDLIFEQSTAMMPIIFILSPGSDPTSQLMKLAERYGFGVGKFKYLSLGQNQEKNAIELLETAIFRGQWLMLQNCHLLLNFIKELENRLDNLEKPHPDFRLWLTTDPTPNFPIGILQQSLKVVTEPPNGLKLNLQNTYLKMPPQILENCDHPAYKHLIYVLAFYHAVIQERRKYDKIGWNINYDFNESDFNVCTSILETYLTKALRSNDPRIPWKSLKYLIGEVMYGGRVTDSYDRRVSETYMNEFFGDFLFDTFQPFHFYYDDYVDYVIPPEGDYDEYLNFIEELPLVNTPAVFGLHSNAEIGYFTQATRELWANLIELQPQTAVSITGISKEEFIDNIAKEILERIPLEFDLSKIRRTFGVDITPSTIVLFQELERVNKLISTISKTLSQLRKAIAGEIGMDSTLDNISIALYNGVLPKEWLKLAPDTRKNLANWMDHFQKRIIQYTDWSGINEPVVMWLSGLHVPETYLAALVQITCRKNNWPLDHSLIYTTVTKYTRVDAIEERPEQGCYIHGLYLEGARWDIEENCLKRSYPKILTEELPILLVIPIQAHRLKLQNTVKTPVYTTSNRRNPMGKGLIFEADLSTEEHISHWILQGVCLLLNTD; encoded by the exons ATGAGAGGTATAGAACAACATGCAGTGGAATGGAAGCAAGTACTTGgtaattttcttcttgtcgATACCATTAAAGAAATGAACGAGTTTAAAGAATTAATCGAACAATACCGCGACAAAGTTGAATTGATAATCACCGGACTAGAACGTTTTACAATGATTATGCAAGCAATttctgatattaaaaaaatggcAATTCAGGCAGAAGTACAATATATGTCATATCAg gAAACTTTCAAAACCCTACATGCGCACGGAATAGTATATTCAGAAATGGATGAAAAGATGGCTTATGAACTTCAAACTGATTGGGAATCTTTGTACCTTGGAGCTCTTTATAGAgcttcaacgataataactactagGGAGAAATTTGCCGAAATGATTCAAGATCAAATGGTAGAATTTGATGAAGAACTTGTAAAATTCGTTGaagatttcaaaaataatggTCCAGGGAGTGTGAGAGATGATCTTGATCTCGGTGTACAAAAGATGATT gaatatggaaaattaatagaaaaatatgatgaAAAGCGACGTAATTTGGTCAATTCTCAGATTTTATTTGATCTTGATCCAGCTGATTATTCAAAATTCGTGAAAGTCAAGGAAGACTACGAAGGCATGGAAAAGTTATATGCTTTATATAAAGATCAAAAGAGTGCTAGGAGCGAATGGGCTCAGACATTGTGGGTAAATTTGAACCCACAACTATTACTTGATGGCATGGAATACTTCATCAAACAGTTTCAAAGATTCCCCAAAGCAGTTAAAAAACTAGACGTTGGACAAACTTTGGAAATTAATATGAGAAACTTCAAAAATTCTGTGCCATTATTTGTTGAGCTGAAAAACGAAGCAATGCGTGAAAGACATTGGAtggatttaatgaaaaaaactgGACAATACTTTGATATGAACCCAGATAG GTTTACATTAGAAAATATGTTTGCCATGGATTTGGGAAAGTATCAGGAGATAGCGCAGAGCATAGTGACAAATGCTGTGAAGGAATTAGCAATAGAAAAGGGAGTAAAAGAAATAGCAGACATTTGGAAAAGCACGGAATTTACCGTAATACCACATTTTAAAG gaTTTGAAGATCGTGGATTCGTTCTCGGTCCCATTGAAGAGCTTAATCAAATTTTAGAAGATAATATGTTGAATGTGAGCAGTATGGCAGGCTCACAATTTATTGGACCCTTCCTTAATATAGTTCAGAAATGGGAAATTACTATGCATACGATATCAGAAGTATTGGAACTATGGATAGAACTTCAACGAAAGTGGCTGTATTTGGAGGGTATTTTTGTGGGAGGCGATATTCGATTACAACTTCCAGACGAGGCCAGAAAATTTGATGATATTGACAAAGCATACAGAAAGATTATGACTGATACTGCAAGGAAATTAAATGTCCATGATTGCTGTACCGTTCAAG GAAGAAAGGATGAATTTATGTCCATGATTGCTGGGCTTGATAGATGTCAGAAGTCACTGACTGATTATTTGAACAGcaaacgaattatttttccaaGGTTTAGTTTCATCAGTGATGATGAATTACTGAGCATTCTTGGTAGCAGTAATCCATCAGTGATTCAAGAACATATTGGCAAAATGTTTGATAACTTAGATAAGTTAAATCTAActttagatgaaaaaaaaagaactatagtTACTGCCCTTGTATCATGCGAAAAAGAGATCATGGAATTTAAGAATTCTGTGCTTGCTGAAGGAAATATAGAAAACTGGATGGTTTTGGttttgaatgaaatgaaagcatctaatcgatatttaacaaaaaaagcaGTCTACGATTATGGAAAA ATTAGACGTCCAAGATCTGAATGGATATTGGATTTTCAAGGAATGATGATACTTGCTGCTGATCAAATCTGGTGGACTGCTGAAGTGGAAAatgttttcaataaaatatcgatggGAAAGAAACAAGCTATGAAAGAA tATCTGCAACAACTGAACAATCAACTTGATGAAGTGATATCCCTAATGGGAGGTGATTTGCTtacaaataatgatagaaaaaaattggatGCCTTATTAACGATTGATGTACACATGCGTGACATAGTTGAAGGTTTTGTGagagataatattatagaCGCAGTGGAGTTCGAATGGGAAAGTCAGTTAAG ATTTTACTGGGTACACGATCTTGACAATATGTGGATAAATCAATGTACGGGATCTTTCGAATATGGATATGAATATATGGGTCTTAATGGACGATTAGTAGTGACACCTTTAACAGATAGGATATATTTAACCCTTACTCAAGCATTGTCAATGCAATTGGGTGGTGCACCTGCTG gTCCTGCTGGTACTGGAAAAACTGAAACAACAAAAGATTTAGCCAAAGCCATAGGTCTATTATGTCTTGTTACAAATTGTGGAGAGGGAATGGATTATGTTGCAATAGGAAAAACATTGGGTGGACTAGTTCAGTGTGGAGCATGGGGCTGTTTCGATGAATTTAATCGCATTGATATTTCTGTATTATCTGTTATATCGACCCAACTACAAACTATACGCTCGGCATTGCAAATGAGAAGTAAATATTTCATG tTCGAAGGTTATGATATTCCCTTGGATACAAAAGTGGGCATATTTATTACTATGAATCCTGGATATGCTGGTCGAACGGAATTACCAGAATCCGTTAAGGCCCTCTTCAGACCGGTAGTATGTGTAGTGCCAGATAATGAATTGATTTGTCAAATCAAACTCTTCAGTGCTGGTTTCCTAACGGCCAAAGTTCTAGCGAAAAAGATGACTGTTTTACACAAATTGGCAGAAGAACAACTTAGCAAACAAACACATTATGATTTTGGGTTAAGAGCTATGAAATCTGTACTTAATATGGCTGGacaattaaaaagaacatCTGGCGATTTAGCAGAGAATCTTGTCTTAATGAGAGCTCTCAGGGATATGAATCTTcctaaatttatatatgacgATGTACCGTTATTTTTGGGTCTCATTAAAGACTTATTTCCTGATCTTGACTGTCCCAGAATAGAATATCCAAACTTTAATAAAGCTGTGATCATGATgttggaagaaaataattatattgttttaaacGAACAA gttgaaaaaattattcaacttTATGAAGTCATGATGGGTAGACATTCAACAATGGTTGTTGGTCCTACAGGAGGTGGAAAaactgttattatcgaaatattatgtATGGCCCAAACTTACTTGAATATTCGCACCAAGCTTTACATCTTAAATCCaaag GCATGCACTGTGATTGAGTTATACGGTATACTAGATCCAATAACACGCGAATGGACGGATGGTCTTCTTAGTAATATTTTTCGCGAAGTCAATAAAGCTCTTGATTccgaacaagaagaaaaaaaatacatattatttgaTGGGGATGTCGATGCATTGTGGATTGAGAATATGAATTCAGTAATGGATGACAACAAACTTTTGACTTTGCCTAATCAAGAAAGGATAAAACTACAAAACCATTGTAATCTTCTTTTTGAg gtaggTGATTTGCAATATGCATCCCCCGCTACTGTGTCAAGAGCTGGTATGGTTTATGTAGATCCAAAAAACTTGGGTTATCAACCATATATCGACAAATGgataaaaactaaaaatgaaaaggaccAAGAATTCCTTGCTCGAATGTGTGAAAAATATGTACACGGGGCACTTAATCTTATTATAGAAGGAATGTTGGGATTGCAAAGAGTAAAACCGCTTCACATGATTATATCTCAAACGAGTTTAAACATG GTAATTCAACTTGCATACGTATTCGATGGATTGCTACAGGCTGAAGAGGAAATTGTAGAAAGCAAGTCTTATTTAATGGATCAAGATGAACAGCCGGTTCATTATGAATATACTACAAGCAGAGAGGATCAACTAGAAGCTATGTATATTCAGTCATGTTATTGTTCCTTAGGAGCTTCTTTAATAGAGGATTCTAGAAAGAGTTTCGacgattatatgaaaaaaactTCTGGTTTTATGCTCGTCGAAGATACGAGTGAAAAACCAGCAACGATAC GATTTATTCCAATTCTATTCAATAcattatacgaatattttttggacatgcaaaagaaaatatggatACCATGGAAATGGCTTGTACCTTCGTATATTCACGATCGACTAAAGAACTTTTCGGAGATATTAGTGCCAACTGAAGACACACTTCGAGCAATATGGTTTATTACTCTAATGAATAATCTACAAAGGCCTACACTTTTGGTTGGTGAAACTGGTACCTCCAAAACGGCGATAATTCACGATTTTTTAAGGCGCATCGATTCCGAAAAATAT AACAAATTATCTATCAATTTCTCATCGAGAACAACTTCGATGGACGTgcagaaaaatattgaatcggCTGTGGAAAAACGATCCAGAGAAATATATGGGCCACCCCCAggaaaaaagttaattattttcatggaTGATATGAATATGCCGATAGTGGACACGTATGGGACTCAACAACCCATTGCATTTCTTAAGTTACTATTTGAAAGGGGTGGCCTTTACGGCCGTGGAAAAGATCTAAActggaaatatataaaagacattt GCTACTTAGCCGCAATGGGGAAACCAGGTGGTGGAAGAAACGAGGTCGATCCGCGATTCATTTCGATGTTTTCAGTTTACAATGTCACTTTCCCTATGAAACAAACgcttcaatatatttataagagtaTTTTAAATGGGCatctagaaatattttcagaaGAAGTACAATCTACTATAGATAACATCGTTCATATTACGTTGGAACTTTATCAG ATAGTTTTAACGGAATTATTGCCCACGCCgtcaaaatttcattatatcttcAATATGCGAGATATTTCAAGAATAATGGCAGGTGTAGTTCAAAGTCATCCAGATTACTTTCCAACTGCAGACCGATTCGTTCGGCTTTGGAGAAATGAATTTACAAGAGTCATATGTGATAGATTAATAACCGAGGAT GAtcagaatttaataaaagaagaggtAACAAGCAAGATAAAGGATACCTGGGAAGAAGAACCTACATTAATTGAGTACACATTAAGGGATCCATTGCTCTTTGGAGACTTTAGAAATGCCTGTTATGAGGAAGAGCCAAGATATTATGAGGATCTGTTAGATTACGAAGCTGTGTATAATCTGCTTATGGAA ATTTACGAAGAATATAACGAAaggaatattacaaaattgcAAATGGTTCTTTTTAATGATGCGTTAGAACATCTTACAAGAATTCATCGTATTCTTAGGATGCACCGTGGCCACGCCCTCGTAGTAGGCACCAGTGGTAGTGGGAAACAGTCAGTGATAAGGCTTGCCTCGTTCGCTGCTAACTGTCCAGTCTTCGAGATCAACTTAAGTCGGGGatacaatgaaaatatgtttcgCGATGATTTGAAGAGATTGTACAATATAATCGGCGtcgagaataagaaaattgtatttttgttCACTGCTTCTCACATCGTAGATGAAAGTTTTTTGGAATTGATCAATAATATGCTTATGACGGGTCTAGTGGCTACTCTTTTTACCGACGAAGAGAaggatattattatcacttcGTGTAGAGATACTGCTTTGACGGCTGGTTTTGATGTTACGAAGTTAGATATAAATGAACTTTCAACTCTTACTTTCTCCTTCGGTACTTATTACAAAGAACACGCAAGTATGAtgttgtttgtttcttttaggGAAAGTGTATGGGCATATTTTGAAAAGACATGTATCGGCAATTTATGCATTGCCTTATCTATGAATCCTGCTGGTGATTTATTGAGAATACGCTGTCGTAATTATCCTGGTTTGGTGAACAGTACTACCATAGATTGGATGTTTCCATGGCCAGATCAGGCGCTGATAGCGGTAGCTAATGTTACTTTAAGAGAT AATCCAAATCTGCCGCAAGAATATAGAGAAGACATAGTGTTACACATGGTGCACGTTCACAAGTCCGTTGGACAATATACCGCAGATTTTCTAACGACATTAAGACGAAGAAATTACGTCACACCAAAAGATTAtcttgattttataaatacatttttgcgtttgttaatcgaaaaaagagaTTATATTAATGCACAATGTGATCGTCTGTCCGGAG GTTTACAAAAGATCGACGAAGCGTCAATCACTTTAGCCGAATTGAATGATATTTTGGCTGTGCAAAGAGTTAAAGTAGCCGACCAAACGAAGAATTGTGAACAATTATTAAGTTCGATTGGTGAAAGTACGGATATTGcaatggagaaaaaagaacaaagtgTGGATAAGCAAAGGGAAattgaggagaaaaaaaagatcattgcCAAAGAAGAATCTGAAGCCAAAACAGCTCTTACTGCGGCTCAGCCCGCTTTAGACGCTGCGAGATTGGCTCTTGGGGAACTCGATAAATCGGACATCACCGAAATAag ATCATTTGCCACGCCTCCAAAGCCGGTGCAAATTGTTTCTGAATGTGTTGCCATATTAAGAGGTGTTAAGGATATATCTTGGAAAGGAGCAAAGGGTATGATGAGTGATCCAAGTTTTTTAAGGTTGCTACAAGAAATGAATTGTGAACAGATTACACATAAACAGCAACAAGCTGTCAGAGCACACTTAAGAAAGTCCACGAAGATGGATCAAATGGAGTCAATTAGCAGAGCTGGATATGGTCTTTATAAATTTGTGTTGGCTGTGTTAGATTACTGCGCAGTTTACAGAGAA GTCAAACCCAAAATAGAAAGGGTCCAAATGCTAGAAATTGAATCTGAAAAGGCACAAAGAgctttagaaaaagaagaacgggAATTGAAACGAAttgaaacgattataaaagaattgaatattaaatatgaatctGCCATGGCGGAAAGACAGAAACTTCAAGAAGAAACGAATCTTTTGCAACGCAGGCTAATTGCCGCCGACAAATTAATCGGCGGTCTCTCGTCGGAAAATATTCGTTGGCAAAAAGAACTGAAAGGGTTacacgaggaagaagaaaagataattggAAATAGTCTCCTTTCTTCAGGATTTCTCGCCTACTGTGGGCCATTTTCATACGAATTCAGAAACAATATGATTTACAATGACTGGCTGAGAAGCatcatagaaagaaagataccgCTTTCGCAACCGTTTAATATACAGACACAGCTTAGCGACGATGTGGAGATCAGCAA ATGGACCTCGGAAGGGCTCCCGCCGGATGAGCTTTCCGTACAAAATGGTATCCTAACGTTGAAAGCTTCAAGATTCCCATTGTGCATTGATCCTCAGCAACAAGCATTAGAgtggattaaaagaaaagagcgaAATAAAAACTTGAAGATTATTTCTTTCGCCGATGCAGATTTTTTGAAACAAGTCGAACTGGCAATAAAATATGGTTTgccaattttatttcaagatgTTGACGAAATCGATCCTGTtctatataatgttttatcgaaaaaCATTCAAT CGATAGCAGGACGAACCTTTGTTATATTGGGTTCTAAAGAAGTCGATTACGATCCACGGTTTCGCATATACTTAACGACCAAAATGTCGAATCCTGACTTTAATCCTGCCGTCTATTCGAAAGCCATTGTCATAAACTACACGGTAACTACTGCC GGTCTAGAAGATCAATTGTTGTCAGTAGTAGTGAGGACCGAACGACCAGATATCGAAGAACAACGTGAAAGGCTTATAGCTGAaataagtgaaaataaaaatttgctcAAACAATTAGAGGACAGTCTTTTACGAGAAATCGCTATGAATCAGGGCAATATGCTGGATAACATTGACTTAATCGAAACATTAGAAAATACCAAATCGAGCGCTAGCGAAGTAACAACGAAACTATTTCTTGGTGAAGTCACAGCggttgatttaaataaattacgagACGGTTATCGGCCAGTAGCAAAAAGAGGggctattttattttttgttttagctAAAATGCCAACGGTGAATAGGATGTATCAATATTCCTTGAACAGCTACGTCGAagttttcgtattttctttaaaaaaatctttaccaGATCCAACTTTGGTCAGGCGTCTTAATAACATTATTCCAATATTGACAAAAAATGTTTATGATTATGGTTGTACAGGAATATTTGAAAAGCACAAGATTCTTTATTCATTCAAGATCTGTATAGATATAGAAGGAAGTGTCGGTAATATAACACCGCAACAATtggatttttttatcaaaggaTGCGTTACTACTAAGATATCAAGTAGAGTCAACCCTACTACATGGCTAGCTACCAGTGGGTGGGAAGACCTATTGAAATTATCTAATGATTTTCCTGAAACTTTTGCAAGTCTACCTGATGACATTACGAAAAATAGTGACCACTGGAAAGAT tGGTATGACATGGATGATCCAGAATTACAAGAATTTCCTTCTAATTATTCCACCGTATTAAGGCCAttcgaaaaattaatgttaatacgATGTTTTCGTGTGGATCGAGTCTATCGTGCcgtcattaattatataatcgaaGTTATGGGTGAAGAATATGTAACGCCACCCCATATCAGCTTGGATTTAATTTTTGAACAATCCACTGCTATGATgccaatcatttttattttaagccCTGGTTCGGATCCTACTTCTCAGCTAATGAAACTGGCAGAACGATATGGTTTCGGTGTTGGAAAATTCAAATACTTATCGCTTGGTCAAAATCAAGAGAAG AATGCAATAGAATTATTAGAAACAGCTATATTCAGGGGACAATGGTTAATGTTACAAAattgtcatttattattaaatttcatcaaagaattagaaaatcgTTTAGACAATCTAGAGAAACCACATCCTGATTTTCGCCTATGGCTTACTACTGATCCAACTCCCAATTTTCCAATAGGGATTTTGCAACAATCTTTAAAAG TTGTTACAGAGCCACCAAACGGTTTAAAacttaatttacaaaatacttATCTGAAAATGCCACCGCAGATTCTGGAAAATTGTGATCATCCTGCCTATAAACATCTTATTTATGTACTAGCATTCTATCACGCGGTTATAcag gaaagaagaaaatatgataaaattggatggaatataaattatgattttaacGAATCAGATTTTAATGTATGTACTTCTATATTAGAGACTTACTTGACCAAAGCTTTAAGGTCTAATGATCCAAGAATACCATGGAAAAGTTTAAAATACTTAATAGGAGAA GTAATGTATGGTGGTAGAGTAACTGACAGTTATGATCGTCGAGTGTCGGAGACttatatgaatgaattttttggTGATTTCCTATTTGATACCTTTCAaccttttcatttctattatgACGACTACGTTGATTATGTCATACCACCAGAAGGGGATTACGACGAGtatttaaatttcatcgaAGAATTACCTTTGGTTAATACCCCAGCGGTTTTTGGTCTTCATTCTAACGCAGAAATTGGTTACTTTACTCAAGCTACTAGAGAGTTGTGGGCCAATTTAATAGAGCTACAGCCACAAACAG cTGTTAGCATAACGGGAATCagtaaagaagaatttatagATAACATAGCAAAAGAAATTCTTGAAAGGATACCCCTAGAATTTGATTTaagtaaaataagaagaacTTTTGGAGTGGATATCACCCCATCGACAATTGTGCTCTTTCAAGAATTAGAAAGGGTGAATAAATTGATAAGTACAATTTCAAAGACACTTTCTCAGCTACGAAAG GCTATCGCTGGAGAAATA